In the Pseudolabrys taiwanensis genome, one interval contains:
- a CDS encoding flagellin — translation MPVISTNTAANTAVRFLNQNAASESSSLAKIASGSRINKASDDAAGLAIATKISSDITSLQQASTNATQAVAVLQTADGGASNISDILTRMKSLASQSSSGTVTDTERTYLQDEFSQLQDEVDGTASGTRYNGVSLLDGTSNFSTGVDVLVGTDASDTIQIKIDNLSASNLGISSLDISTQSGADSALTTLDTAISSVSSARASIGAQESRFEFRANALSSTEENLSSAKSSITDVDVAAEQANLSSAEVKTQAAVAAAAQANQMPQYLLSLLK, via the coding sequence GTGCCTGTCATTTCGACCAATACGGCGGCCAATACGGCGGTCCGCTTCCTCAATCAGAACGCCGCGTCGGAATCCTCGTCGCTGGCGAAGATCGCCAGCGGCTCGCGCATCAACAAAGCGTCCGACGACGCTGCCGGCCTCGCCATCGCCACCAAGATCTCCTCGGACATCACCTCGCTGCAGCAGGCATCGACCAATGCGACCCAGGCGGTCGCGGTGCTCCAGACCGCCGACGGCGGCGCTTCGAACATCAGCGACATTCTCACCCGTATGAAATCGCTCGCTTCGCAGTCGTCTTCGGGAACGGTGACCGATACCGAGCGCACCTATCTGCAGGACGAATTCTCGCAGCTCCAGGACGAAGTCGACGGCACCGCGTCCGGCACCCGCTATAACGGCGTCAGTCTGCTTGACGGCACGAGCAACTTCTCGACTGGCGTCGACGTGCTGGTCGGCACCGATGCCTCCGACACGATCCAGATCAAGATCGACAATCTGAGCGCGTCGAATCTCGGCATCTCCTCGCTCGACATCAGCACCCAGAGCGGCGCCGATTCGGCCCTCACCACCCTCGACACCGCGATCAGCTCGGTTTCGTCCGCCCGCGCCAGCATCGGCGCGCAGGAATCGCGGTTCGAATTCCGCGCCAACGCGCTGTCGAGCACGGAAGAGAACCTCAGCTCCGCCAAGTCGTCGATCACCGACGTCGACGTCGCGGCCGAGCAGGCCAACCTGTCGTCGGCGGAAGTGAAGACGCAGGCCGCCGTCGCGGCCGCCGCGCAGGCGAACCAGATGCCGCAGTATCTGTTGAGCCTCCTGAAGTAA
- a CDS encoding RNA polymerase sigma factor, whose translation MNLSRPAAQSAAVEIGIGDAVAETFGRVDEAPSAADTDDGLLERIAANDQNAFRLLVERHIDRAYGLALRILNNRADAEDIVQDTLLKIWLHRGRWESGRAKFSTWLYRVVTNRCIDYRRQPRTEDLEQVPEVADAKPLPIEELQKHKVTSLLDAAMERLPEQQRIALILSYHENMNNSEVAEVMQTTVMAVESLLKRGRQKLRELLRRSEKDIRGSFTDD comes from the coding sequence ATGAATTTGAGTCGGCCTGCAGCGCAGAGCGCCGCGGTCGAGATCGGCATAGGGGATGCGGTGGCAGAGACATTCGGGCGCGTCGACGAAGCGCCCTCGGCAGCCGATACCGACGATGGTCTGCTCGAGCGGATTGCCGCCAACGATCAAAACGCTTTCCGGCTCTTGGTCGAACGCCACATCGACCGCGCCTACGGTCTTGCGCTCCGCATCCTCAACAACCGCGCCGACGCCGAAGATATCGTCCAGGACACGTTGCTGAAGATCTGGCTGCACCGGGGGCGCTGGGAAAGCGGGCGCGCCAAGTTCTCGACCTGGCTCTATCGCGTCGTGACCAACCGCTGCATCGACTATCGCCGTCAGCCGCGGACCGAAGATCTCGAGCAGGTGCCCGAAGTCGCCGACGCCAAGCCCCTGCCGATCGAAGAGCTTCAAAAGCACAAGGTCACTTCGCTGCTCGACGCGGCGATGGAGCGCCTGCCGGAGCAGCAGCGTATCGCGCTAATCCTCTCCTACCACGAGAACATGAACAACAGCGAAGTCGCCGAAGTGATGCAGACGACGGTGATGGCCGTCGAGTCGCTGCTCAAGCGCGGGCGTCAGAAGCTGCGCGAGTTGCTGCGCCGCTCGGAGAAAGACATCCGCGGTTCGTTTACCGACGATTAG
- the fliD gene encoding flagellar filament capping protein FliD: MSTVSSTASTANTASAASTSTASTSSYTSSTASTSANSSTVDWNGLIEAMVQAKLAKADTIDTQITTNQTKISSYQSLQGLLQDLATKSNALSNPAGVSNASTNVFANRAAYLTANGDVTASSVASVDVDSGTDEGTYDLVVEQIAKAQKVASSTIASSSTALGYSGVFSIGTSAGTSADISVTSGMTLGDVVEAINNQTTTTGVRATTLQVSDGEYELLLTTTGTGQTITTSSVSGDDVLNQLGVTDSSGAFTNEIQASQQAKIKLDGVEITRDSNDISDVLDGVTFHLYSPTPTGTSVSVQVAPNLTNIETAINNFVTSYNALRDFVIAQNKTASDGTADSSTVLFGDSALRSVSQQLESDLNTMVSNNSLASFGITFDSDNKLEVDTTTLESALNNNLSDIQSLFEFQTTTSASDIRVLARGTDAPTSFTLDVTLDGSGAITSASVGGDSSLFTISGTRIIGKAGTAFDGFSFSFAGSASESIDFTLSYGLAQKIYADSDAVGNATSGTLKTVIDNIEQQDTDLTSRSATIKSQADTYRTQLTDRYAKIQQQILQANSTITYLKQLNNTNSSN, from the coding sequence ATGAGCACAGTTTCCAGCACGGCCAGTACGGCCAACACAGCCAGTGCGGCGAGCACCAGCACGGCCTCGACGTCGTCCTATACGTCGAGCACCGCCAGCACGAGCGCGAACAGCTCGACGGTCGACTGGAACGGCCTCATCGAAGCGATGGTGCAGGCCAAGCTCGCCAAGGCCGACACGATCGACACCCAGATCACCACCAATCAAACGAAGATATCGAGCTATCAGTCTCTGCAAGGTCTGTTGCAGGATCTTGCCACCAAGTCCAATGCGCTCAGCAATCCGGCCGGCGTGTCGAATGCGAGCACGAACGTTTTCGCCAACCGCGCCGCCTACCTCACGGCCAACGGCGACGTGACGGCAAGCTCCGTGGCTTCCGTCGACGTTGACAGTGGCACCGACGAAGGCACCTACGATCTCGTCGTCGAGCAGATCGCCAAGGCGCAGAAGGTGGCGAGTTCGACCATCGCCAGCAGCTCGACGGCGCTGGGCTACAGCGGCGTTTTCAGTATCGGGACCAGCGCCGGCACGAGCGCCGACATCAGCGTGACCAGCGGCATGACGCTCGGCGATGTCGTCGAAGCCATCAACAATCAGACGACCACCACGGGCGTGCGGGCTACGACGCTGCAGGTGTCGGATGGTGAGTACGAGCTGTTGCTGACGACGACCGGCACCGGCCAGACGATTACCACGAGCAGCGTCTCGGGCGACGACGTCCTCAATCAGCTCGGCGTGACCGATTCATCCGGTGCTTTCACCAACGAGATCCAGGCCTCCCAGCAGGCGAAGATCAAGCTGGACGGTGTCGAGATCACGCGTGATTCCAACGACATTTCCGATGTTCTCGACGGCGTGACGTTCCACCTCTATTCGCCGACGCCGACGGGCACGTCGGTATCGGTTCAGGTCGCGCCGAACCTCACGAATATCGAAACGGCCATCAACAATTTCGTCACCTCGTACAACGCGCTGCGCGACTTCGTCATCGCCCAGAACAAGACGGCGTCCGACGGCACGGCGGACAGCAGCACCGTGTTGTTCGGCGATTCGGCGTTGCGCTCCGTGAGTCAGCAGCTCGAGAGCGATCTCAATACGATGGTGTCGAACAACTCGCTGGCGAGCTTCGGCATCACCTTCGACAGCGACAATAAGCTCGAAGTCGACACGACGACGCTGGAAAGCGCGCTCAACAATAATCTGAGCGACATCCAATCGCTGTTCGAATTCCAAACGACCACATCGGCGAGCGACATCCGCGTGCTGGCACGCGGCACGGATGCGCCGACGTCGTTCACGCTCGATGTGACCTTGGACGGTTCGGGCGCCATTACGTCGGCGTCGGTCGGTGGCGACTCGTCGCTTTTCACCATCAGCGGCACGCGAATTATCGGTAAAGCCGGCACGGCCTTCGACGGGTTCTCATTTTCCTTCGCCGGGAGCGCCTCCGAATCCATCGATTTCACGCTGAGCTACGGCCTCGCGCAGAAGATCTATGCGGACAGCGATGCGGTCGGCAATGCCACGAGCGGCACGCTGAAGACGGTCATCGATAACATAGAGCAGCAGGATACGGACCTGACCAGTCGCAGCGCGACGATCAAATCGCAGGCCGACACGTACCGAACGCAGCTCACCGACCGCTATGCCAAGATCCAGCAGCAGATCTTGCAGGCCAATTCGACGATCACTTATCTGAAACAGCTCAACAACACGAATTCGAGTAACTAG
- a CDS encoding HesA/MoeB/ThiF family protein: MSRLDRQSFLGPESDAILGAATIGIVGLGGGGSHIAQQAAHMGIGGYVNADPDIIEDTNTNRLIGGTLADVDDKLPKVDIAQRLIRGLQPDARIVSAPADWHGSTDDLKLCDVIVGAVDSFKEREQLERFARRHLIPYIDIGMDVHEIGKKAYLVSGQVILSMPGCPCLRCCGFITDERLEQEAQHYGAAGSRPQVVWSNGVLASTAVGLLTQLLTPWFANPPRFVYLDYDGNKGTITRNPRMELLKNHICPHHPADETGDPLFDIRRQTFAPRAAPAAPARPVPWWRALLRRIKDAL, from the coding sequence ATGAGCCGCCTCGATCGTCAAAGCTTCCTCGGGCCCGAGAGTGATGCCATCCTCGGCGCCGCCACGATCGGCATCGTCGGCCTGGGCGGGGGCGGCTCACATATTGCGCAGCAGGCCGCCCATATGGGCATCGGCGGTTACGTAAATGCCGACCCCGACATTATCGAGGACACCAACACCAACCGTCTCATTGGCGGCACACTTGCCGACGTGGATGACAAGCTGCCCAAGGTTGATATCGCGCAGAGGCTGATCCGCGGCCTGCAGCCGGATGCCCGCATCGTTTCGGCGCCGGCTGACTGGCATGGGTCCACCGATGATCTCAAGCTCTGCGATGTCATCGTCGGCGCCGTTGACAGCTTCAAGGAGCGCGAGCAGCTCGAACGTTTCGCGCGCAGACATCTCATTCCGTATATCGACATCGGCATGGACGTCCACGAGATCGGCAAAAAGGCTTACCTCGTCAGCGGTCAGGTGATCCTCTCGATGCCTGGCTGCCCGTGCCTGCGCTGCTGCGGCTTCATCACCGACGAGCGCCTGGAGCAGGAGGCCCAGCATTACGGCGCAGCCGGCTCGCGCCCGCAGGTCGTATGGTCCAACGGCGTGCTCGCCTCGACGGCGGTGGGCCTTTTGACGCAGTTACTCACGCCCTGGTTCGCGAACCCGCCGCGCTTCGTCTACCTCGACTATGACGGCAACAAGGGAACGATCACCCGCAATCCCCGCATGGAGCTGCTCAAGAACCACATTTGTCCGCACCACCCGGCCGACGAGACTGGCGACCCGCTGTTCGACATCCGCCGCCAGACGTTTGCACCGCGCGCAGCGCCGGCCGCTCCGGCCCGGCCCGTGCCGTGGTGGCGGGCTCTTCTGCGGCGGATCAAGGATGCACTCTGA
- a CDS encoding ImmA/IrrE family metallo-endopeptidase: protein MAKSDDSSLDPEGLRAVQHAARRALDRASAWGVYPTPTAIILEAADLKVAPASAFDPKRLMAYLMDKAEEAASALKSAISKVFGVYDAGEQLIHIDHDVHQSKQNFLKLHEAGHHELPAHRKLFRFFQDCEKTLDPETSDLFEREANNFARFVLFQGDGFQSMAADHKFEIKTPIKLAKTFGSSVYAACREYARTNHRACAVYVLEPVTYCERTGARAEVRRIETSPLFRQQFGIPCEEVITLDHSLGRVLPLGRKMTRPTTISITDRNGQAHECLAEAFDTTFNILILLYPVKALTRTTIVF from the coding sequence GTGGCTAAGTCGGACGACAGCAGTCTGGACCCCGAGGGGTTGCGCGCCGTGCAGCACGCTGCGCGGCGCGCTCTAGACCGTGCGTCAGCTTGGGGTGTTTATCCGACTCCCACGGCGATTATTCTGGAAGCGGCTGACTTAAAGGTCGCCCCGGCCAGTGCCTTCGATCCAAAGCGCCTGATGGCATATCTGATGGACAAGGCCGAGGAGGCCGCATCCGCGCTGAAGTCTGCGATTTCGAAAGTCTTTGGGGTCTACGATGCCGGAGAGCAGCTGATCCACATCGATCACGATGTCCACCAGTCGAAGCAGAACTTCCTCAAGCTGCACGAGGCCGGGCATCACGAGTTGCCGGCGCATCGCAAGCTCTTCCGCTTCTTCCAGGACTGCGAAAAGACGCTCGATCCCGAGACGTCCGATCTATTCGAGCGCGAGGCGAACAACTTCGCGCGGTTCGTCCTGTTCCAGGGCGATGGCTTCCAGTCGATGGCGGCTGACCACAAATTCGAGATCAAAACGCCTATCAAGCTGGCCAAGACCTTTGGATCGTCAGTCTATGCGGCCTGCCGCGAATATGCGCGCACAAACCACCGCGCATGCGCTGTGTATGTGCTTGAGCCGGTCACCTATTGCGAAAGGACTGGCGCGCGCGCCGAAGTGCGCCGGATCGAAACATCTCCGCTGTTCCGGCAGCAGTTCGGCATACCCTGTGAAGAGGTGATCACGCTCGATCATTCCCTGGGCCGGGTTCTGCCGTTGGGACGAAAGATGACGCGGCCAACGACGATTTCTATCACGGATCGGAATGGGCAGGCGCATGAATGCCTCGCCGAGGCATTCGACACGACATTCAATATCCTGATCCTGCTCTATCCCGTAAAGGCTCTCACGCGCACAACGATCGTATTCTGA
- a CDS encoding helix-turn-helix domain-containing protein, protein MIRKSVGAESKLTLGQFLASIRTDRGLSQREVEKATNKVVSNAYLSQIETDQIKKPNPNILHALAEVYGISYEDLMERAGFVVPTRARTGAEQRHGRVATFAGHNLTSEEEAELVKFLGYLRSRNKPGG, encoded by the coding sequence ATGATCAGGAAAAGCGTGGGGGCGGAGAGCAAGCTCACGCTTGGACAATTTCTCGCCTCAATTCGTACCGATCGCGGCTTGTCGCAGCGCGAGGTGGAGAAGGCGACGAACAAGGTCGTATCGAATGCCTACCTAAGCCAGATCGAAACAGACCAAATTAAAAAGCCCAATCCCAATATCCTGCACGCGCTCGCTGAGGTGTATGGCATCTCGTATGAAGACTTGATGGAGCGCGCCGGCTTTGTTGTGCCGACGCGCGCGCGCACCGGTGCCGAACAAAGGCATGGCCGCGTCGCCACCTTCGCCGGCCACAATCTGACATCGGAAGAGGAAGCCGAGTTGGTCAAGTTTCTCGGCTATCTGCGCAGCAGGAACAAACCGGGTGGCTAA
- a CDS encoding ParA family protein — protein MNRAIARLHHSLLGGLNESRSLRGVRLFISTNPHFHKSIFEAFMILTFASSKGGVGKSTTCAAVASALALEGAHVLIIDLDQNRTLGRWAKRTAVEGLTVSAIETDKFGAYFRDAEASGDYDHICIDLPGTREVTLFKALARSDLVIIPAQASEPDLREALVVVSDIRDIGDTTGRRIPYRLLLTKIFPLRTRVTDYAYAELERKGLPLFRTALVERSAYREMFLNGQPPTLTEPEKGAGLEIATLLTEIRAIVEPEALLRKAG, from the coding sequence TTGAACCGTGCGATTGCACGGCTGCACCATTCTTTACTTGGAGGATTGAACGAATCCCGTAGCCTTAGAGGTGTTCGATTATTCATTTCCACCAATCCACATTTCCACAAATCCATTTTTGAGGCTTTCATGATTCTTACCTTTGCATCCTCGAAAGGCGGCGTCGGCAAATCGACCACATGCGCGGCCGTGGCATCCGCGCTGGCGCTTGAGGGCGCGCATGTGCTCATCATCGATCTCGATCAGAACCGCACGCTTGGCCGCTGGGCGAAGCGCACGGCCGTGGAAGGGCTCACGGTCAGCGCGATCGAGACCGACAAGTTCGGGGCGTACTTCCGCGACGCCGAGGCGTCAGGTGATTATGACCATATCTGCATCGACCTGCCCGGGACGAGGGAGGTCACGCTGTTCAAGGCGCTCGCCCGCTCCGATCTGGTCATCATTCCCGCACAGGCCTCCGAGCCCGATCTGCGTGAGGCCCTGGTCGTGGTCAGCGACATCCGCGACATCGGCGATACGACGGGGCGCAGGATTCCGTACCGGCTGCTGCTGACCAAGATCTTCCCCTTGCGCACACGCGTCACCGACTACGCCTATGCAGAGCTTGAGCGCAAAGGCCTGCCGCTGTTCCGCACGGCCCTGGTCGAGCGCTCCGCCTACCGCGAGATGTTCCTGAACGGCCAGCCGCCGACACTGACCGAGCCGGAGAAGGGGGCGGGCCTTGAGATCGCAACGCTGCTCACGGAAATCCGCGCAATCGTCGAACCCGAAGCGCTACTTCGGAAGGCAGGCTGA
- a CDS encoding multiubiquitin domain-containing protein, which produces MSGQTGREGVKGGHETRGPGADGKFFTTVNGETVKFADQTPKGEAILDKAGLKPAGDYVLIQLLRHSSRSVGLDETVDLGAAGTEEFRAFKSDRIFRFTFNGHGYEWGVDKFSEPDLRTIAHVADDEIIVLDREGQETDLAPADIVDLGGGGTEHLHTEKRLITVFFENDPREIARGVYTTEQLKQIFGVQAGYVLEFINQEGRLTPLKPGAKLHVKAGMKFFEQVPCGGSS; this is translated from the coding sequence ATGAGCGGCCAAACCGGCCGCGAAGGCGTCAAGGGCGGGCACGAAACGCGCGGCCCCGGGGCGGATGGCAAGTTCTTCACGACCGTGAACGGCGAGACCGTCAAGTTCGCGGACCAGACTCCGAAGGGCGAAGCGATCCTCGACAAGGCCGGCCTGAAGCCGGCCGGCGACTACGTGCTGATCCAGCTCCTGCGTCACAGCAGCCGCTCGGTCGGCCTCGACGAGACGGTCGATCTGGGTGCCGCGGGAACGGAAGAGTTCCGCGCCTTCAAGAGCGACCGCATCTTCCGCTTCACCTTCAACGGCCACGGCTACGAGTGGGGCGTGGACAAGTTCTCCGAGCCGGACCTCCGCACCATCGCCCATGTTGCGGACGATGAGATCATCGTGCTCGACCGCGAAGGCCAGGAAACCGACCTCGCGCCCGCCGACATCGTCGATCTCGGCGGCGGCGGCACCGAGCATCTCCACACGGAGAAGCGGCTGATCACGGTCTTCTTCGAAAACGACCCGCGCGAGATTGCCCGCGGCGTCTACACGACCGAGCAGCTCAAGCAGATCTTCGGCGTGCAGGCGGGCTACGTCCTGGAATTCATCAACCAGGAGGGGCGGCTCACGCCGCTGAAGCCGGGGGCCAAGCTCCACGTCAAGGCGGGTATGAAGTTCTTCGAGCAAGTCCCCTGCGGGGGCTCGTCGTGA
- the fliS gene encoding flagellar export chaperone FliS yields the protein MAQQATHSMVASIYRTTAATTSPLAGVVMLYDRVIQELSRTVAALEHKRLDQAFGHLEAATTILRGLCHNLNFDKGGAVAEHMRDTYVRLILSALHSLGKPDAIARFNKLIVAVTDLRDAWADVRVQQAKATAERG from the coding sequence ATGGCGCAGCAAGCAACGCATAGTATGGTGGCCAGCATCTACCGGACGACGGCCGCGACCACATCGCCGCTCGCCGGCGTGGTGATGCTCTACGACCGGGTCATCCAGGAACTGAGCCGCACCGTCGCGGCTTTGGAGCACAAGCGGCTCGACCAGGCCTTCGGGCACCTTGAAGCCGCGACGACGATCCTGCGCGGTCTTTGTCACAATCTCAATTTTGACAAAGGTGGGGCGGTGGCCGAGCACATGCGCGACACTTACGTGCGGCTCATCCTCTCCGCGCTGCACTCGCTGGGGAAGCCCGACGCCATCGCCCGCTTCAACAAGCTTATCGTGGCGGTTACCGACCTGCGCGATGCCTGGGCGGACGTCCGCGTTCAGCAGGCCAAGGCGACCGCCGAACGAGGTTGA
- a CDS encoding AAA family ATPase, translated as MAQRKPTPQNQPTAKASSPGARAVRLEDLAGMDSARDWGEALQLDISDYRAGEIRWDDVDSGCVVYGPPGTGKTTFARALATSCGVPLIATSYAAWQRSGEGHLGNLMQAIHGTFEAARQNRPCIVFIDEIDTMPSRNTKSRHADWFNSINNALLEELDGTDAREGIIVIGACNDPGNLDAALLRPGRLGRLIEIPLPSLEALPAILRFHLRDDVSAIDDLDAIAVQCVGRSGADIAQLVRDARRLARKSRSPLGHPHLLEVLAENLKDLSTAELSRIAVHEAGHAVTGLRLKVSEQINICLSDRPQTCLDLRIAGAGVTAQRVQNVLATLLAGRAAEEIILGAASAGAGGRANSDLAKATEVAFNAVMAQGLGPEQSLVWYGMYDSQPQIALFRPVAEEVEQLLDQAYVQAKSIITSDQDLIRLTARALLRRRAIPHNDLLMMAGMVPTTFDSKNA; from the coding sequence ATGGCCCAGCGAAAACCAACACCGCAAAATCAACCGACAGCAAAGGCTTCATCACCAGGTGCCCGTGCCGTGAGGTTAGAAGACCTGGCCGGCATGGATTCCGCGCGCGATTGGGGCGAGGCCTTGCAGCTCGATATTTCGGATTATCGTGCCGGCGAAATACGGTGGGACGACGTAGACTCGGGCTGTGTCGTGTATGGACCGCCTGGAACCGGGAAGACCACATTCGCCCGCGCTCTTGCCACGAGCTGCGGCGTCCCCCTCATCGCCACGTCCTACGCGGCCTGGCAGCGTAGCGGCGAAGGGCATCTCGGCAATCTCATGCAGGCGATCCACGGCACATTCGAAGCCGCGCGGCAAAACCGTCCGTGCATCGTCTTTATCGACGAGATCGACACGATGCCGTCCAGGAACACCAAGAGCCGTCATGCCGACTGGTTCAACAGCATCAATAATGCGCTCCTCGAAGAGCTGGACGGCACGGATGCGCGGGAGGGCATCATCGTCATTGGCGCCTGTAACGATCCAGGCAATCTCGACGCGGCCCTATTGCGGCCCGGGCGGCTCGGTCGACTGATCGAAATCCCCCTTCCCTCGCTTGAGGCTCTCCCTGCGATCCTCCGGTTTCACCTTCGCGATGATGTCAGTGCGATCGACGACCTGGATGCGATTGCCGTCCAGTGTGTCGGACGATCCGGTGCCGACATCGCGCAGCTGGTCAGGGATGCACGCCGTCTGGCTCGCAAAAGCCGCTCGCCCCTTGGCCATCCCCATCTTCTGGAAGTGCTCGCCGAAAACCTCAAGGATCTTAGCACTGCGGAGCTCTCCCGGATCGCTGTCCATGAGGCAGGACACGCCGTCACCGGCCTTCGTCTCAAAGTCTCCGAGCAGATCAATATATGCCTGAGCGATCGGCCGCAGACCTGCCTCGACCTTCGCATCGCGGGCGCGGGCGTCACCGCGCAAAGGGTCCAGAATGTACTCGCGACGCTGCTCGCCGGGCGGGCGGCCGAGGAGATCATTCTGGGCGCTGCCAGTGCCGGCGCCGGAGGACGCGCAAACTCCGATCTCGCCAAAGCGACCGAGGTCGCCTTCAACGCGGTGATGGCTCAGGGACTCGGCCCCGAACAGAGCTTGGTCTGGTACGGCATGTATGATTCCCAGCCGCAGATCGCTCTCTTCCGCCCTGTTGCCGAAGAGGTCGAACAATTACTGGACCAGGCTTATGTCCAGGCAAAATCCATCATTACTTCCGATCAGGACCTCATTCGCCTGACGGCCCGGGCGCTGCTCCGCCGCCGCGCGATTCCACACAATGACCTGCTGATGATGGCTGGCATGGTGCCCACGACCTTCGATTCCAAGAATGCCTGA
- a CDS encoding replication initiation protein, with product MSEVSDALIGSYQEPEPIKRPGQLLATDVKVTGQPLDPTHIGRIIKPRELVDVIELTPLNRSETILYNQLLAHAWNNIRTNPVHKVLKASLRGSHESNDRLHEAFDKLMGAWVKVRARDPQTGAMATFRVHLLGTNKEEEKDDGYFYYTFPPDLLAVISQSKAWATIKSHIMYALRSKYSIRLYEMIERRIGLVKQHEEFTIDEFRGLLGVPNSKLERFADFNKYCLKPAMEEVNHLSDFTVSIAAIKNGRAVQKLLVHWFRKSAEELRKAHDEREKSRIGRSERWRGAATIHVIGAE from the coding sequence GTGTCTGAGGTCAGTGATGCACTGATAGGGAGTTACCAAGAGCCAGAGCCGATCAAGCGTCCGGGCCAGCTTCTTGCGACCGATGTGAAGGTCACCGGCCAGCCGCTCGACCCCACCCATATCGGGCGTATCATCAAGCCCCGCGAGCTGGTCGACGTTATCGAGCTCACGCCTCTCAATCGCAGCGAGACGATTCTCTACAACCAGCTTCTCGCCCACGCCTGGAACAACATCCGCACCAATCCCGTCCATAAGGTGCTGAAGGCCTCATTGCGCGGCTCGCATGAGAGCAATGACCGCCTGCACGAAGCCTTCGACAAGCTCATGGGCGCCTGGGTCAAGGTTCGCGCCCGCGACCCGCAAACCGGCGCCATGGCGACCTTCCGCGTCCACCTCCTTGGCACCAACAAGGAGGAAGAGAAGGATGACGGGTATTTCTATTACACCTTCCCCCCGGATCTTCTCGCCGTTATCAGCCAGAGCAAGGCCTGGGCGACCATAAAGTCGCACATCATGTACGCCCTGCGTTCGAAATACTCGATTCGGCTTTATGAGATGATCGAGCGCCGAATTGGCCTGGTCAAACAGCACGAAGAGTTCACGATCGACGAATTCCGGGGGCTCCTGGGCGTGCCGAATAGCAAGCTCGAACGCTTCGCCGACTTCAACAAGTACTGCCTCAAGCCTGCCATGGAAGAGGTGAATCACCTTTCTGACTTCACCGTATCGATAGCCGCCATCAAGAATGGCCGTGCCGTCCAAAAGCTGCTCGTGCACTGGTTCCGGAAATCCGCGGAGGAGCTGCGCAAGGCTCATGACGAACGCGAGAAAAGCCGCATCGGCCGCAGCGAGCGCTGGCGCGGTGCTGCGACCATTCATGTCATCGGCGCGGAATAG